Proteins found in one Pagrus major chromosome 20, Pma_NU_1.0 genomic segment:
- the LOC141015147 gene encoding DELTA-actitoxin-Aeq1c-like produces MPETAESHAVALTTNRICVMEITNLSSIYCLWKPQVHMESGFPFSPPTPTLRTNMTEVCSFTKDDNTASGAVGVLTYELFNMQKRSSKEIMAIMFSVPFDYNFYKNWLGVGIFDKSQTCDEKLFKRMYNDDQVSFVRHEANGSGVKFQGKTVDVRATMSDEGRAFLKMELYDRM; encoded by the exons ATGCCCGAGACTGCAGAGTCCCACGCTGTCGCCCTCACCACCAACCGCATCTGTGTGATGGAGATCACCAACCTCAGCTCCATCTACTGTCTCTGGAAACCACA GGTTCACATGGAAAGCGGCTTCCCCTTCAGCCCTCCCACGCCGACCTTACGCACCAACATGACCGAGGTGTGCTCCTTCACCAAGGACGACAACACGGCATCGGGCGCCGTGGGCGTCTTGACCTATGAGCTGTTCAACATGCAAAAACGCTCCTCCAAGGAGATCATGGCCATCATGTTCTCTGTGCCGTTCGACTATAACTTCTACAAGAACTGGCTGGGGGTGGGCATCTTTGATAAGTCGCAAACCTGCGATGAGAAGCTGTTCAAGCGCATGTACAATGACGATCAGGTCAGCTTCGTGCGCCATGAGGCCAACGGCTCAGGGGTGAAGTTCCAGGGAAAAACGGTGGACGTGAGGGCCACCATGTCCGATGAGGGCAGGGCTTTTCTTAAAATGGAGCTGTATGACAGGATGTGA
- the LOC141015226 gene encoding tereporin-Ca1-like: MSESAEALAVNLKSRRNVTIEITNITNTYCLLDPVVHLESGNCHSPPQPIVRPLKTEVCNFSKTSAKASGAVGLLAYDLFEKNRGGTEKLVIMFSVPYDYGTYKNWVGVGLFEMGKEVNEGLFKEMYYNKEQVNFVRAEATGSALVYEGRNHDVMVTMSPLGKSIMKVELWDKLFTPRMSQGPY, translated from the exons ATGAGTGAATCAGCAGAAGCTTTGGCTGTGAACCTCAAAAGCCGAAGAAATGTGACCATTGAGATCACCAACATCACCAATACCTACTGCCTGCTCGACCCTGT GGTTCACTTGGAGAGTGGCAACTGCCACAGCCCACCCCAACCCATCGTGCGCCCACTGAAAACCGAGGTGTGCAACTTCAGCAAGACCAGTGCCAAAGCCTCCGGCGCGGTGGGCCTCCTGGCCTACGACCTGTTCGAGAAGAACAGAGGCGGTACAGAGAAATTAGTCATAATGTTCTCTGTGCCCTACGACTATGGGACGTACAAGAACTGGGTGGGCGTAGGACTCTTTGAGATGGGCAAAGAGGTCAACGAGGGTCTGTTCAAAGAGATGTATTACAACAAAGAGCAGGTGAACTTTGTGCGGGCAGAGGCCACCGGCTCTGCTCTCGTATATGAGGGCAGGAACCATGATGTCATGGTCACCATGTCTCCTCTGGGCAAGTCCATCATGAAGGTGGAGTTGTGGGACAAGCTCTTCACTCCTAGAATGTCACAGGGTCCTTACTAA
- the LOC141016094 gene encoding endonuclease domain-containing 1 protein-like — protein sequence MSPHSALPVLVLAFAGGWCLCAADVGDFAPCLQFFYKSWPPKGLSGTPICQRYYNQYRFATLYSRPRRSPWFSAYVYSIPAGKRPSASWKFEPQLAYPGADGNMIPFPPGPLDQNVVESQAVELDYINSTYSRGHLNPSLHHQSRENRSATFTLTNVVPQKAGSNDGPWELLENNVSKTLEAYCLGEAYIITGIIPYLNDERWLKNHRVAVPEYMWSAYCCPNYNNSLPEILKDAFPTYAAIGRNDRNSTEEIVPISEQAKKQFRGYDVRQMPLETLEMYLKDRFKTVVSVFYEQCSGSD from the exons ATGTCACCTCACTCCGCTCTCCCTGTGCTCGTCCTGGCCTTCGCTGGAGGCTGGTGCCTGTGTGCAGCTGATGTTGGGGATTTCGCTCCATGCCTGCAGTTTTTCTACAAGTCTTGGCCTCCTAAAGGTCTGTCTGGGACCCCCATCTGCCAGCGTTACTACAACCAGTACCGCTTCGCCACGTTGTACAGTCGACCTCGTCGCTCCCCGTGGTTTTCAGCATATGTTTACTCTATACCGGCAGGAAAGAGACCCTCTGCATCTTGGAAGTTTGAGCCACAG CTAGCCTACCCAGGAGCTGACGGCAACATGATCCCCTTCCCTCCGGGCCCTCTGGACCAGAACGTGGTCGAGAGCCAGGCTGTGGAGCTGGACTACATTAACTCCACCTACTCTCGTGGACATTTAAACCCCAGCCTTCACCACCAGAGCCGCGAAAACCGCTCAGCCACCTTCACCCTCACTAATGTAGTTCCTCAGAAGGCAGGCTCAAATGACGGGCCCTGGGAATTGCTGGAGAACAATGTCAGCAAAACTCTGGAGGCCTACTGTCTCGGAGAGGCGTACATCATTACCGGCATCATCCCGTATCTGAACGACGAACGTTGGCTCAAGAATCATCGCGTGGCTGTGCCAGAGTATATGTGGTCGGCCTACTGCTGCCCAAACTACAACAACAGTCTTCCAGAGATACTCAAGGATGCATTTCCCACTTACGCTGCGATCGGCCGCAACGACCGCAACAGCACCGAGGAGATTGTGCCCATAAGTGAGCAAGCTAAGAAACAGTTCAGGGGATACGATGTGAGACAAATGCCACTGGAAACACTTGAGATGTATCTGAAGGACAGGTTCAAAActgttgtcagtgttttttatgaGCAGTGCTCTGGATCAGACTGA